GCCTCTCTAAGGGCTAAAAAAGTGGACTTCATAACAGCCTCATCTGTTGGGAATGAGAGCTTTTTTTTAGTGTACTTTCTGATTTTTCCATTAAGGTTTTCAATAAGGTTGGTAGTGTAAATGATTTTTCTAATTTCAACAGGAAATTCATAAAAAGCAGTAAGCTCATCCCAGTTTTCTCTCCAGCTTTTAATAGCATAAGAGTACTTGTGTTCCCATTTCTGAGCAAAGTCCTCTAGAGCAGCTTTTGCTGCGTTTTTGGTGGGTGCATCATAGATATTCTTCATGTCTTTTGCAAATTCCTTCTTGTCTTTCCAAACAACATAGCGACAAGCGTTACGAATCTGATGTACCACGCAAATTTGGGTTTTAGATTCAGGAAAAACATTTTTAATGGTGTCGGTGAAACCGTTAAGATTATCTGTGGCCGTGATAAGCAAATCCTGAACGCCTCTGGCTTTCATATCGGTTAGTACACTCATCCAAAAGGCTGCCGATTCATTCTTACCCAGCCAAAGTCCTAAGACTTCCTTTTTACCATCTCTACGGAGTCCTACGGCGATGTACATGGTTTTGTTAATGACTTTAGAGTTCTCCCGAACCTTAAATACAATACCATCCATCCAAGTAATTAAATATACGGGCTCCAGGGGTCTGTTTTGCCAAGCAATAATATCATTGGTAACTTTATCTGTGATACGTGATATGGTAGATGTAGATACATCAAAATCGTAAACTTCTCGGATTTGCTCTTCAATATCAGAATTACTCATACCCTTGGCATAAAGGCTGATAATGACGTTTTCTATGCCGTCAACCATGTTTGTGCGTTTAGGAACCAGCATAGGGTTAAAAGAAGCTTCTCGGTCTCTGGGAACTTTAATATTAGTCTCTCCTAAAGCTGTTTTTATCCTTTTAGATCCATAGCCGTTACGGGTATTGCTATTATTGGATTGCTGATGTTTCTCATAGTCTAAATGAGCGTCAAGTTCTCCTTCTAGCATCTTTTCAATACCTCGCTTTTGGATGGATTTTAGAAAAGAGGTTAGTTCGTCTCCTGTTTTGAACTGTTTTAAAAAATCGTCGTTTAGAAAATCTTCTTTCTTCATAAGTGTGTAAATTTTAAAATTAAACAAAAAATATCGAGGGTTGCAACCCTCGATATTTTTTGTTTACACACTTTATGAGATACTGCCTTAATAAAACTCTACGGCACCTGTTTTAATATCGTACATGGCACCAACAATTTTAATAGCCCCTTCTTTTTCCATTTGTGATAGAACGGGACTTTCTGCATGAATACGCTCTATGGTTAATTCCACATTCTTTTTGGAAACTTCATCTACAAAACCGCTATTTTTTGAAGTTCTCAAGCTGGCATCTTTAGGCTCACTAACACCATTTACTGCGGGTTTAATTTTTTCTAACAATTTCGTTAGGTTACCTAGTTCAGCATGGTCGCAGGCGCCTTTTATAGCCCCACAACTTGTATGTCCTAACACCACTATTAATTTGGTACCAGCCAGTTTACAAGCAAATTCCATGCTACCTAAAATATCCTCATTTACAAAATTTCCTGCAATACGAACACTAAAAATATCTCCCAAACCTTGATCGAACACCAACTCTGCAGAGACTCTAGAATCTATACAGCTAAGAATAGTAGCAAAAGGAAATTGTCCATCTTGCGTATCGTTTACTTGCTCCAAAAGGTTACGGTTGGATTTTAAATTATTTTGAAATCGTATATTTCCTTCCTTTAAAAATTGTAATGACTTTTCAGGAGTCATTGTTGCCTGTGTTTCTTGTGTATGTGCTTTCATAATATGATTTATTTTATTTTTTCGTTTCGTATAATCGGTTAACTTAAACTTAAATTAGATTTTGGTTTAGTTTTAAAAAATTCTACAAAACTTTCTGGGTTCTCTACGATACCACGCTTAGAAACCAATTTAATATCTATATTTCGTTCTTTAGCTTTATGCGAAAAATCTTCTAAAATCTCAATAACATCATGATCTAAATACCTCGTTTTTAGAACATTTAATTCTAAATAAGTTTCATGTGGCAAATTATCTAATTCTTTTAAAATAGCACCTTTATTAAAAAAGGTAACTTCTTCAGCTAAAGTCATTTTAATTTTATGCTTACCATTACTTTTGTCTTCCATATGCAAAAAGTGAGAATTCTGGTAACTTTTTAATAAAATAACAACAATACCTACTAATAAACCTAAACCGATACCCACTAATAAGTCGGTAAAAACAATACCTACCACAGTAACCATAAAAGGTACAAATTGTTTCCAACCCAACTGATACATTTTTTTAAATAAACCAGGTTTGGCTAATTTGTAACCAACCACTAATAAAATAGCAGCTAATACAGACAATGGTATTTTATTTAACAAATTAGGAATTACGATAACCGAAATTAATAAAAAGAAACCATGTATTATAGCCGACATTTTAGTTTTTCCTCCAGATTGAATGTTTGCCGAGCTTCGAACAATAACTTGAGTAATTGGTAATCCACCTATTAAACCAGAAATTATATTTCCAACACCTTGGGCTAGTAACTCACGGTTAGTAGGAGTTACACTTTTATCTGGATCTAATTTATCGGTAGCCTCAACGCACAATAAGGTTTCTAAACTGGCCACTAAAGCAATGGTAAAAGCCACAATCCAAATTTCTACATTCGTAATTTCTGAAAATCTAGGAAAACTAAATTGACCAAAAAACGAATTGATATCATCTGGAATAGGCACACTAACTAAATGGGAGTCTGATATCGATAAGGCTCCGCTTGAAACGGTTAAAAGATAAAATATAATACCCAAAACCACGGCAACAAGAGGACCTTGTATTACGGTAAAAATCTTAGCTTTTTTAGATAAAATATTATCCCATAACAAGATCACGGCAAGACCAACTAGGCCAATAATAAAGGAGCCTAAAATTAAATGATCGAATACTTTAAAAATAGCAGAGAAGGTATTTTCACCTGAAGGATCTAAAAAGGTAACGGCGCCTTCTGGTTCTGCATCGTAGCCAAAAAAATGTGGTATTTGTTTTAAAATGATAATGATTCCAATACCCGTAAGCATGCCTTTAATTACCGAAGACGGAAAATAATAAGCTATAACACCTGCTTTTAAAACGCCGAAAACGATTTGAATAAAACCTGCTAAAACAACAGCTAATAAAAAATTCTGGTAACCTCCTAATGTCCCAATAGCTGTGAGAACAATGGCAGCTAATCCCGCAGCAGGGCCACTAACACCTAATTTAGAACCACTAAGCGCTCCAACTACAATACCTCCTACGATACCAGCTATAACTCCAGAAAACAATGGAGCTCCACTAGCTAAAGCAATCCCTAAACATAAAGGTAAAGCAACAAAAAATACGACTATACTCGCTGGCAAGTCTTTCTTAATATATTTAAACATACTATAATAATTGTGCCCAAGCCGAAAACCAGCTTAAGCTGTTAAAAAAATTAGACTGAATGAACCGTCTGAATACAAAAAATTATAATATGTAAAAATCTGGAGGAGGAGATACTAAATTAATTGGAGGCTTTACATAGTTTTTAATAACATACCCCATATTATTTTCTTTAGAACTAAAAAGAAAACCAGATTCACTATTGGAATCTCCAAGAACTACTATTTGTTTATTTACATTTTTAGTAGGGCCTTTTTCTTCTTCTTCAGCATAAGAGTAGAAAAACGAAATATCAATAGAATCATCAACAATCTTAATAATAATTGGGGCTGTAATGAACCCCAAAAATATTACAGAGAGCACTATAGAAACAAAATGTCTTGACATTTTCTAGTTTTTTTACACTCTCAAATATAATATATATATCTTAAAATTCCTTATCGATTTAAAAATCCTTTAGCAATTTAAGGTCCTGATTAAGAACCCATCCTGTTTTTCCGTCGGCTATTTTTATTTTCAACCAATCGTTATAGGCTTCTTCAACCTGAACTTTGGTACCTTCATGAAGTCTAAAAACCTCCTCACTTGTTGCGTTTGGTGTACTTTTCACTTTACTCTCTTGAACAAATATAATGGCTGGATTATCTTTTTTATCCAAATTATATTTATGAAAAGCCAAAGATAGGCATAGAAACATAAGCACCAGAGCCGTAAGACTACAAACAAACATTAATCGTTTTATACCGGTGGTATAAGAAAAATGATACACTAAAAACAATATAACAAAAACAAATACCATGCAAACTGCTGTAATCGCCCAACCGTCGAAAGACAGTTTATTGGTGATATTACGAATCCATTTTGACAGTCCTGCTTGGGGTACCACTGAAATGGCATCAATGGTCATATTATTAGCGTAGGCCAAATTGCTTTTAACATCCTGATCATTAGGATCTAAAAGTAATGCTTTCTCGTAGTAGTAAATACTAGGCGCAATGTTATTCAATTTATAGTGGGCATTTGCCAAATTAAAATATACCGCAGACGCATGTACACCATTATCCAAAATGGCCTGATATTCATCTATGGCTTCAGCATATTTTCCGTCGTTATAAAATGCATTTGCTTTATCAAACAAGGCTTGGTTTTGAGCAAAAAGACCTAAACTTAGTAAAAAAGAGACTATATATAGTATATTTTTCATCTTAACGGGCTTGTTTATCAATTAATGAGATGGTTGCACCTGCTTTTTCAAAATCCTCTTGCATGGTCGCGATATCGATTGGTGTATAACGCGCCAATTCACAACGTTCTATAATACTTATAAAATCATTAACTACGGTAGCTTCAACGTTTTTATCTGTGAGTAAATCGGTAATTTTATCTTTACTCATATCGCTGGTTTCTATATGCAATTTTGCCTTTAAATAATTGTGTAAAGCTTTCTCTAACGCAATATAAAAGGCTTCTTTTTGTCCTAAAGACTTTTTAGCATGACTCAAATATTTCTTAACCAATTTATTCG
This genomic interval from Tamlana carrageenivorans contains the following:
- a CDS encoding IS256 family transposase: MKKEDFLNDDFLKQFKTGDELTSFLKSIQKRGIEKMLEGELDAHLDYEKHQQSNNSNTRNGYGSKRIKTALGETNIKVPRDREASFNPMLVPKRTNMVDGIENVIISLYAKGMSNSDIEEQIREVYDFDVSTSTISRITDKVTNDIIAWQNRPLEPVYLITWMDGIVFKVRENSKVINKTMYIAVGLRRDGKKEVLGLWLGKNESAAFWMSVLTDMKARGVQDLLITATDNLNGFTDTIKNVFPESKTQICVVHQIRNACRYVVWKDKKEFAKDMKNIYDAPTKNAAKAALEDFAQKWEHKYSYAIKSWRENWDELTAFYEFPVEIRKIIYTTNLIENLNGKIRKYTKKKLSFPTDEAVMKSTFLALREATKKWSMPIRNWGIILNQFLTIFEKRVQL
- a CDS encoding carbonic anhydrase family protein, translated to MKAHTQETQATMTPEKSLQFLKEGNIRFQNNLKSNRNLLEQVNDTQDGQFPFATILSCIDSRVSAELVFDQGLGDIFSVRIAGNFVNEDILGSMEFACKLAGTKLIVVLGHTSCGAIKGACDHAELGNLTKLLEKIKPAVNGVSEPKDASLRTSKNSGFVDEVSKKNVELTIERIHAESPVLSQMEKEGAIKIVGAMYDIKTGAVEFY
- a CDS encoding SulP family inorganic anion transporter; the protein is MFKYIKKDLPASIVVFFVALPLCLGIALASGAPLFSGVIAGIVGGIVVGALSGSKLGVSGPAAGLAAIVLTAIGTLGGYQNFLLAVVLAGFIQIVFGVLKAGVIAYYFPSSVIKGMLTGIGIIIILKQIPHFFGYDAEPEGAVTFLDPSGENTFSAIFKVFDHLILGSFIIGLVGLAVILLWDNILSKKAKIFTVIQGPLVAVVLGIIFYLLTVSSGALSISDSHLVSVPIPDDINSFFGQFSFPRFSEITNVEIWIVAFTIALVASLETLLCVEATDKLDPDKSVTPTNRELLAQGVGNIISGLIGGLPITQVIVRSSANIQSGGKTKMSAIIHGFFLLISVIVIPNLLNKIPLSVLAAILLVVGYKLAKPGLFKKMYQLGWKQFVPFMVTVVGIVFTDLLVGIGLGLLVGIVVILLKSYQNSHFLHMEDKSNGKHKIKMTLAEEVTFFNKGAILKELDNLPHETYLELNVLKTRYLDHDVIEILEDFSHKAKERNIDIKLVSKRGIVENPESFVEFFKTKPKSNLSLS
- a CDS encoding tetratricopeptide repeat protein, encoding MKNILYIVSFLLSLGLFAQNQALFDKANAFYNDGKYAEAIDEYQAILDNGVHASAVYFNLANAHYKLNNIAPSIYYYEKALLLDPNDQDVKSNLAYANNMTIDAISVVPQAGLSKWIRNITNKLSFDGWAITAVCMVFVFVILFLVYHFSYTTGIKRLMFVCSLTALVLMFLCLSLAFHKYNLDKKDNPAIIFVQESKVKSTPNATSEEVFRLHEGTKVQVEEAYNDWLKIKIADGKTGWVLNQDLKLLKDF